One Actinosynnema pretiosum DNA segment encodes these proteins:
- a CDS encoding phage tail protein yields the protein MRAALPELPSSHPIGALLPALYAEDGFAQRFTGGLDAVLSAVLSTVDNITAYLDPDLAPEDFLAWLSEWVAAEVDPRWPLELRRAAVSRAVELHAKRGTVAGLVERVELSLGVRVEVLDGPGASWSPEPDATIPAGPDGPVVVRVRPGVAAVDRERVEELVESLCPVHLRCVVEVLDGEPGSDGERGGEAG from the coding sequence GTGAGGGCCGCGCTGCCGGAGCTGCCCAGCAGCCACCCCATCGGCGCCCTGCTGCCCGCCCTGTACGCGGAGGACGGGTTCGCGCAGCGGTTCACCGGTGGGCTGGACGCGGTGCTGTCGGCGGTGCTGTCCACTGTGGACAACATCACCGCGTACCTCGACCCGGACCTCGCGCCGGAGGACTTCCTGGCGTGGCTGTCGGAGTGGGTCGCGGCCGAGGTCGACCCCCGGTGGCCGCTGGAGCTGCGGCGCGCGGCGGTGAGCCGGGCGGTGGAGCTGCACGCCAAGCGCGGCACGGTGGCCGGGCTGGTGGAGCGGGTCGAGCTGTCGCTGGGGGTGCGCGTGGAGGTGCTGGACGGGCCGGGCGCGAGCTGGTCGCCGGAGCCGGACGCCACGATCCCGGCGGGGCCCGACGGGCCGGTGGTGGTGCGGGTGCGGCCGGGGGTGGCGGCGGTGGACCGGGAGCGGGTGGAGGAGCTGGTCGAGTCGCTGTGCCCGGTGCACCTGAGGTGCGTGGTCGAGGTGCTGGACGGGGAGCCGGGGTCGGACGGGGAGCGGGGCGGTGAGGCGGGGTGA
- a CDS encoding zinc ribbon domain-containing protein has protein sequence MLPTDEQPKSPPPEPAAAPTPTAAPPPRPEPTGSAWARFLKAIRWPWWGGRSTSFATTGDTPAPAPTAFRPAAPAPAAERAPGDLGPVLPGLPEARRPEATTPIRDGVVGPLCPNCGTANPPDRRFCRRCATPLHPEQRVRQDARRQRRRWRGDRSRLLRRLAAIAAIAALLIAGYLFSPRAVDLWQDTLDKLATPAPVGPSGTAASAQLPDHPSNLAVDGASNRYWGAPAVGDSIEFAFAEPFRLLALIVHTGAAEDQQQFAAQGRPSSLEVITTAEDGTTRAERVELADKPGPQQWNTGVSDVVRVRLVITGAAGQPPGGHIALGEVEFFRRP, from the coding sequence GTGCTGCCGACCGACGAGCAGCCGAAGTCCCCACCCCCCGAGCCCGCCGCGGCCCCCACCCCCACCGCGGCCCCACCACCCCGCCCCGAGCCCACCGGCTCCGCCTGGGCCCGGTTCCTCAAGGCCATCCGGTGGCCCTGGTGGGGCGGCCGGTCCACCAGCTTCGCCACCACCGGCGACACCCCCGCCCCCGCGCCCACCGCGTTCCGCCCCGCCGCCCCCGCGCCCGCGGCCGAGCGCGCCCCCGGCGACCTCGGCCCCGTCCTGCCCGGACTGCCCGAGGCCCGGCGCCCCGAGGCCACCACCCCGATCCGGGACGGCGTCGTCGGACCGCTGTGCCCCAACTGCGGCACCGCCAACCCGCCCGACCGCCGCTTCTGCCGCCGCTGCGCCACCCCGCTCCACCCGGAGCAGCGCGTCCGGCAGGACGCGCGCAGGCAGCGCAGGCGCTGGCGCGGCGACCGGTCCCGGCTGCTGCGCAGGCTCGCCGCCATCGCCGCGATCGCCGCCCTGCTGATCGCCGGCTACCTCTTCTCCCCGCGCGCGGTCGACCTGTGGCAGGACACCCTGGACAAGCTCGCCACCCCGGCCCCGGTCGGCCCCTCGGGCACCGCCGCCAGCGCCCAGCTGCCCGACCACCCGTCGAACCTCGCCGTCGACGGCGCCAGCAACCGCTACTGGGGCGCCCCGGCCGTCGGCGACTCGATCGAGTTCGCCTTCGCCGAGCCGTTCCGCCTGCTCGCCCTGATCGTGCACACCGGGGCCGCCGAGGACCAGCAGCAGTTCGCCGCCCAGGGCAGGCCCTCCTCGCTGGAGGTGATCACCACCGCCGAGGACGGCACGACCCGCGCCGAGCGGGTCGAGCTCGCCGACAAGCCCGGCCCGCAGCAGTGGAACACCGGTGTCAGCGACGTGGTCCGGGTCCGCCTGGTGATCACCGGCGCGGCCGGTCAACCACCCGGCGGGCACATCGCCCTCGGCGAGGTCGAGTTCTTCCGCAGGCCCTGA
- a CDS encoding NAD-dependent epimerase/dehydratase family protein, with product MDIAVVTDPTGLVGGEVVRALGPRYDLLVGLDATAGPTTPAEPTARFRHHRVDLADRAAVSAVLAEYGADVRLVVHTGREPEGQDPMLIAVGTSNLLHAVHARCPDAVFVLNSGVEVYGTAPNLLPLVETATRWDLPEDHPAHDRGLPEARHVDHVERTPRGTALLAADLAAQDSGKRLDVAVGVFRTAGLVATTGESPFAQHGFVSALVRDALRGSPFVVRGFGGKQVRDVLDVADLVEMFWQFAMAPRPGEVYHAGGGRERSCSLLEAIAGYEHLTDHQVAFDYDPEPRYADVRYWSTDTTKFRAHYPRWRPTTALPDLVAAAHRHWSARLERLPGEVV from the coding sequence ATGGACATCGCCGTGGTCACCGACCCCACCGGGCTCGTCGGGGGCGAGGTGGTGCGCGCCCTCGGCCCCCGCTACGACCTGCTCGTCGGCCTCGACGCCACCGCGGGCCCGACCACCCCCGCCGAGCCGACCGCCCGCTTCCGCCACCACCGCGTCGACCTCGCCGACCGCGCCGCCGTCTCCGCCGTGCTCGCCGAGTACGGCGCCGACGTGCGCCTGGTCGTCCACACCGGCCGCGAGCCCGAGGGCCAGGACCCGATGCTGATCGCGGTGGGCACCTCGAACCTCCTGCACGCCGTGCACGCCCGCTGCCCGGACGCGGTGTTCGTGCTGAACTCCGGCGTGGAGGTCTACGGGACCGCTCCCAACCTGCTGCCCCTGGTCGAGACCGCCACCCGCTGGGACCTGCCCGAGGACCACCCGGCGCACGACCGCGGCCTGCCCGAGGCCCGCCACGTCGACCACGTCGAGCGCACCCCGCGCGGCACCGCCCTGCTCGCCGCCGACCTCGCCGCCCAGGACAGCGGCAAGCGGCTCGACGTCGCCGTCGGCGTCTTCCGCACCGCGGGCCTGGTCGCCACCACCGGCGAGTCCCCGTTCGCGCAGCACGGCTTCGTCTCCGCCCTCGTCCGCGACGCCCTGCGCGGCTCCCCGTTCGTGGTCCGGGGCTTCGGCGGCAAGCAGGTGCGGGACGTGCTCGACGTCGCCGACCTGGTCGAGATGTTCTGGCAGTTCGCCATGGCCCCCAGACCCGGCGAGGTCTACCACGCAGGCGGCGGCCGGGAGCGCAGCTGCTCCCTGCTGGAGGCCATCGCGGGCTACGAGCACCTCACCGACCACCAGGTCGCCTTCGACTACGACCCCGAACCCCGCTACGCCGACGTGCGCTACTGGAGCACCGACACCACCAAGTTCCGCGCGCACTACCCGCGCTGGCGGCCCACCACCGCGCTGCCCGACCTGGTCGCTGCGGCCCACCGGCACTGGTCGGCGCGGCTGGAGCGGCTGCCTGGAGAAGTCGTGTAG
- a CDS encoding helix-turn-helix transcriptional regulator: MDQRVRVAVQSTDHLSLAGLTSYLAGRSEVVLVGQRERAGADVAVVAVPKFTEEVTSRLRRAATEAGTPVVLVLDEVGDADVLTAAECRVVAIVPRTAATGDRVLRSVLAAAEGGGVMPPNLVAELLRHVQRLQRELVATETGPDRLTSREADVLRLIAEGLDTAEIATRLSYSERTVKNVFYGITTRLHLRNRPHAVAYALRKGMI, encoded by the coding sequence GTGGATCAGCGAGTTCGGGTGGCGGTGCAGTCGACCGACCACCTCAGCCTTGCGGGGCTCACGAGTTACCTCGCGGGAAGGTCCGAGGTCGTGCTGGTGGGGCAGCGCGAGCGGGCGGGCGCGGACGTGGCCGTGGTGGCGGTGCCGAAGTTCACCGAGGAGGTCACCTCCCGGCTGCGGCGCGCCGCGACCGAGGCGGGGACGCCGGTGGTGCTGGTGCTCGACGAGGTGGGCGACGCGGACGTGCTCACCGCCGCCGAGTGCCGGGTCGTGGCGATCGTGCCGCGCACCGCGGCCACCGGCGACCGGGTGCTGCGCAGCGTCCTCGCGGCGGCCGAGGGCGGCGGGGTGATGCCGCCGAACCTGGTGGCCGAGCTGCTCAGGCACGTGCAGCGGCTCCAGCGCGAGCTGGTGGCCACCGAGACCGGCCCCGACCGGCTCACCTCGCGGGAGGCCGACGTGCTGCGGCTCATCGCGGAGGGCCTGGACACCGCCGAGATCGCGACCAGGCTCAGCTACTCGGAGCGGACCGTGAAGAACGTCTTCTACGGCATCACGACGCGGCTGCACCTGCGCAACCGGCCGCACGCGGTGGCGTACGCGCTGCGGAAGGGGATGATCTGA
- a CDS encoding BTAD domain-containing putative transcriptional regulator codes for MSGGAVGLRVALLGPVRAWVGEREVELGSSRQRGVFTVLALRAGAAVRRDELIRGVWGDDAPATAGGSVHTYVSVLRKALEPDRPRGTPPRLLESSGSGYRLRLEAADSDVAAFAALRERAREQLAAEEHRAALRTLDEALALWRGTALSGLDGPFARARRASLGEARSAAREARAEAALALGEHGDVIGELGALVAEEPLRERARELLALALHRAGRSAEALEVLREARRVLRDELGVDPGPGLRAARDLVLRDHRAGPGQDPPQAAAIPRPRRGEADHLVGRDEELRVARELIGATSSGRGRVLWVEGEMGIGKSSLLAAVTALASNAGHRVAHGVADELGTRFPLRLAMDCLDVDVRSPDPRRAATARALRDERPPSGSVFTAGDPIAAAVERLGALVERLCGDGPLTVVMDDLQWADESSTELWHRLTGVARRQPLLLVGAARPVPHRVDVARLRRDAEAGGAVLDLLPLTDSAVTSVVGELVGAAPGPGLRRVAARAGGNPLYVREVADALVRERAVLVSAGIAEVAPDVLDRTPVSLVSAVADRLDFLTDPTRQVLRWAALLGGEFSVEDLSVVLARPVPDLLGAFTEAVAAGVLRDAGSRMAFRHPVIRQALYEGTPSALRTALHQQAARALAESGAPAEHVAGQLMAAAGEVDAWAVRWVVGNAQPLGDRAPLVAVELLQRCLASPRAPQDTRSALAARLSSVLFRVGRDAEAEEHARRALPGLRDADQVAKARWTLAYVPYRASRPRAALAELREALADPVLTDTWRARLLSLLSLVQRAGVGDLDQAAVSARQAIAVGERAGDPFAIGQALEVLWQVEAVRRDYARAVGYLDQALDVVGTDVALADLRLVLLDNRVFTLQCLDRLDEAGQVLEQAFRVAGPGTPVAGLQVASAVHGFWLGDWDGAVARLGAVMADAEEFTGFGLREGGPVLLLHGVAALIAAHRDDGAALAAHLAAGANLPLVTAADRENCDFLVAAEAMGAARAGDEAGAVQLLGAILDTRFAQMMLRHQWLPDLVRLALACGDRATAREAVEACEAEAARESTTARAAAAARRCRCVLEGDADGLAEVAGHYRRAGRVFELGQTLEDRAVLLAGRSGVGAAERGAALGEALAAHEALGARWDVRRLLERAGGD; via the coding sequence GTGAGCGGTGGGGCGGTGGGGTTGCGGGTCGCGCTGCTCGGGCCGGTGCGCGCCTGGGTCGGCGAGCGGGAGGTCGAGCTCGGGTCGTCGCGGCAGCGCGGGGTGTTCACCGTGCTCGCCCTGCGCGCGGGCGCGGCGGTGCGGCGGGACGAGCTGATCCGGGGCGTGTGGGGCGACGACGCGCCCGCCACGGCGGGCGGCAGCGTGCACACCTACGTGTCCGTGCTGCGCAAGGCGCTCGAACCCGACCGGCCGCGCGGGACGCCGCCCCGGCTGCTGGAGTCGTCCGGCTCCGGCTACCGGCTGCGCCTGGAGGCGGCCGACTCGGACGTGGCCGCGTTCGCCGCGCTGCGCGAGCGCGCCCGCGAGCAGCTCGCCGCCGAGGAGCACCGGGCCGCGCTGCGCACGCTCGACGAGGCGCTGGCGCTGTGGCGCGGCACCGCCCTGTCCGGGCTGGACGGTCCGTTCGCCCGCGCCCGGCGCGCCTCCCTCGGCGAGGCCCGCTCCGCCGCGCGGGAGGCGCGGGCCGAGGCGGCGCTGGCGCTGGGCGAGCACGGCGACGTCATCGGCGAGCTGGGCGCGCTGGTCGCCGAGGAGCCGCTGCGCGAGCGCGCCCGCGAGCTGCTCGCCCTCGCCCTGCACCGGGCCGGGCGCAGCGCCGAGGCGCTGGAGGTGCTGCGGGAGGCCAGGCGGGTGCTGCGCGACGAGCTGGGCGTCGACCCCGGCCCCGGCCTGCGCGCCGCCCGCGACCTGGTGCTGCGCGACCACCGCGCGGGCCCCGGCCAGGACCCGCCGCAGGCCGCCGCCATCCCCCGGCCCCGGCGCGGTGAGGCCGACCACCTCGTCGGCCGGGACGAGGAGCTGCGGGTGGCGCGGGAGCTGATCGGGGCCACGTCCTCGGGCCGGGGGCGGGTGCTGTGGGTGGAGGGCGAGATGGGCATCGGCAAGTCCAGCCTGCTCGCGGCGGTGACCGCGCTCGCCTCGAACGCCGGTCACCGCGTCGCGCACGGCGTCGCCGACGAGCTGGGCACCCGGTTCCCGCTGCGGCTGGCCATGGACTGCCTGGACGTGGACGTGCGCTCCCCCGACCCGCGCCGCGCCGCGACCGCCCGCGCCCTGCGCGACGAGCGCCCGCCGTCCGGGTCGGTGTTCACCGCGGGCGACCCGATCGCGGCGGCCGTGGAGCGGCTGGGCGCGCTGGTGGAGCGGCTGTGCGGGGACGGGCCGCTGACCGTGGTCATGGACGACCTGCAGTGGGCCGACGAGAGCAGCACCGAGCTGTGGCACCGGCTCACCGGCGTCGCCCGCAGGCAGCCGCTGCTGCTGGTCGGGGCGGCGCGGCCGGTGCCGCACCGGGTCGACGTGGCCCGGTTGCGCCGCGACGCCGAGGCGGGCGGCGCGGTGCTGGACCTGCTGCCGCTGACCGACTCGGCCGTCACCAGCGTGGTCGGCGAGCTGGTCGGGGCCGCGCCGGGGCCGGGGCTGCGGCGGGTCGCGGCGCGCGCGGGCGGCAACCCGCTGTACGTGCGGGAGGTCGCCGACGCGCTGGTGCGCGAGCGGGCGGTGCTGGTGTCGGCCGGGATCGCCGAGGTCGCCCCGGACGTGCTCGACCGCACCCCGGTGTCGCTGGTGTCGGCGGTGGCCGACCGGCTGGACTTCCTGACCGACCCGACCAGGCAGGTGCTGCGCTGGGCGGCGCTGCTGGGCGGCGAGTTCTCCGTGGAGGACCTGTCGGTGGTGCTGGCCAGGCCCGTGCCGGACCTGCTGGGCGCGTTCACCGAGGCGGTCGCGGCCGGGGTGCTGCGCGACGCGGGGTCGCGGATGGCGTTCCGGCACCCGGTGATCCGGCAGGCCCTGTACGAGGGCACCCCGTCCGCGCTGCGCACCGCGCTGCACCAGCAGGCTGCGCGGGCGCTCGCCGAGTCCGGGGCGCCCGCCGAGCACGTGGCCGGGCAGCTGATGGCCGCGGCGGGCGAGGTGGACGCGTGGGCGGTGCGCTGGGTGGTCGGCAACGCGCAGCCGCTCGGGGACCGGGCCCCGCTGGTCGCGGTGGAGCTGCTGCAGCGGTGCCTGGCCTCGCCGCGCGCCCCGCAGGACACCCGGTCGGCGCTGGCCGCGCGGCTGAGCTCGGTGCTGTTCCGGGTGGGCCGGGACGCCGAGGCCGAGGAGCACGCCCGGCGCGCGCTGCCCGGTCTGCGCGACGCCGACCAGGTCGCCAAGGCCCGCTGGACGCTGGCGTACGTGCCCTACCGGGCGTCCCGGCCGCGCGCCGCGCTGGCGGAGCTGCGGGAGGCGCTGGCCGACCCGGTGCTCACCGACACCTGGCGGGCGCGGCTGCTGTCGCTGCTGTCGCTGGTGCAGCGGGCCGGGGTCGGGGACCTGGACCAGGCGGCGGTGAGCGCGCGGCAGGCCATCGCGGTGGGCGAGCGGGCGGGCGACCCGTTCGCGATCGGGCAGGCGCTGGAGGTGCTGTGGCAGGTGGAGGCGGTGCGGCGGGACTACGCGCGGGCCGTCGGCTACCTGGACCAGGCGCTCGACGTGGTCGGCACGGACGTGGCGCTGGCCGACCTGCGGCTGGTGCTGCTGGACAACCGGGTGTTCACGCTCCAGTGCCTGGACCGGCTGGACGAGGCCGGGCAGGTGCTGGAGCAGGCGTTCCGGGTGGCCGGTCCGGGCACGCCGGTCGCCGGGTTGCAGGTGGCGTCGGCGGTGCACGGGTTCTGGCTGGGCGACTGGGACGGGGCGGTGGCGCGGCTCGGGGCGGTCATGGCGGACGCGGAGGAGTTCACCGGGTTCGGGCTGCGCGAGGGCGGGCCGGTGCTGCTGCTGCACGGGGTGGCCGCGCTGATCGCCGCGCACCGGGACGACGGGGCGGCGCTGGCCGCGCACCTGGCGGCAGGGGCGAACCTGCCGCTGGTCACGGCGGCGGACCGGGAGAACTGCGACTTCCTGGTGGCGGCCGAGGCGATGGGGGCGGCGCGGGCCGGTGACGAGGCGGGGGCGGTGCAGCTGCTCGGGGCGATCCTGGACACCCGGTTCGCGCAGATGATGCTGCGGCACCAGTGGTTGCCGGACCTGGTGCGGCTGGCGCTGGCCTGCGGGGACCGGGCCACGGCGCGCGAGGCCGTCGAGGCGTGCGAGGCGGAGGCGGCGCGGGAGAGCACGACGGCGCGGGCGGCGGCTGCGGCGCGGCGGTGCCGGTGCGTGCTGGAGGGCGACGCGGACGGGCTGGCCGAGGTCGCCGGGCACTACCGGCGGGCCGGGCGGGTGTTCGAGCTGGGGCAGACCCTGGAGGACCGGGCGGTGCTGCTGGCCGGGCGGTCCGGGGTGGGCGCGGCCGAGCGGGGGGCGGCGCTGGGCGAGGCGCTGGCGGCGCACGAGGCGCTGGGCGCGCGGTGGGACGTGCGGCGGCTGCTGGAGCGGGCGGGCGGGGACTGA
- a CDS encoding BTAD domain-containing putative transcriptional regulator has product MPSGAPLRVALLGPVRAWRGETEVDVGAARRRAVFAMLAVRAGQTVARGELVDGVWGDAPPATAGASLYTYVSGLRRAFDPDRSRRAATGVIDSVGAGYALRLEPDGLDVHRFEAHRERAQGLAAADPAGALRELDEALGLWRGDALSGVPGPFAEAQRSRLAELRLAAVERRAELALGLGRHADVVAELTALTADHPMREGLRALLMQALHRGGRQAEALEVFRDARHALVEQLGIEPGPALRQAHSQVLGDHEGAADEGAWARGGDGQGGGGWTGGGQEGAHRAGSGRAGGGQAGSGRAGAGQSGSGRPESGRAGSGQAGNGQAGSSRAGWDRAGWDRKNAGGAGSGFPSDGPPGAGQSDVGRTGAGRTGSGQTGSGHSGTGHSGGARTGAGQSGAGQVGAGRAGSGFPRGGSGDGFSGWSGPDASAAGEHAGGRPALSTPAAVPRGFAGRARELAALRAAVAEVVAGRGGAVWVEGEPGIGKSALLDVALDGRDVQLGCARGDELGGRFPLRVVLDCLDVSPCSADPRRVALAAALDDPASWLGDPVAAAAERLTGFVAELCAAGPVVLVVDDAQWADEASVAVWRRLLGLTGELPLLLVAAARPVPRRGDVDRVRRAAADRGGLVLGLGPLSEPEVAGLLAEQVGAEPGPELLRLAGCAGGNPLYARELADALVREGALELRDGVADVDGVGRTASPSLVAALGRRLSFLSDDATEVLRRAALLGDRFAVADVATALGTAASGLLGPLSEATESGLLVDSDELLAFRHPLVRQVLYLGVPEAVRSALHRQAARALAEAGAAVAVVAGQIAAAPELADDWVVDWLTARADALAAAEPEAAVELLRSVARQPALEPAHRERLLAALARLLFLLGERPDAEVRYVLARSRDADRIGEMRWVLARLQHDDGEPGEASRMLAEAIADPAGAPVWRARMRALLAVVHREGLDDVVAAEAHALAVPPGDRFADGLALRARWQVAMARRDHAGALARAEEGAALVAGDPVLVGLWHELVADRAEALRALDRFADADAVLRAGRADAPGALVHGAALVRAAEQDYWTGRWDRALERAEDGVARSGSRERGRVLLGRGIAALVRVRRGLPVRWDGVPPPVLPAHYEQADFLAVARALAGSAPVPALVPLLRPRGLLARHRWMPLLARSALVEGARDVAERALRVCLDEGAEVAAAHCRGLLAADPSEVLVAAGRYRAAGRTVDLAGALEDAAVLLGDEVRLAEAVEVYRGFGAEADARRARARFGRLARGAR; this is encoded by the coding sequence GTGCCTAGTGGAGCGCCGCTGCGCGTCGCCCTGCTGGGGCCGGTCCGGGCGTGGCGCGGCGAGACCGAGGTGGACGTCGGGGCCGCGCGGAGGCGGGCGGTGTTCGCCATGCTGGCGGTGCGGGCCGGGCAGACCGTGGCCAGGGGCGAGCTGGTCGACGGCGTGTGGGGCGACGCTCCCCCGGCCACGGCGGGAGCCAGCCTCTACACCTACGTGTCCGGGCTGCGCCGCGCGTTCGACCCGGACCGCTCGCGCCGCGCCGCGACCGGCGTGATCGACTCGGTCGGGGCCGGGTACGCGCTGCGGCTGGAGCCCGACGGGCTGGACGTGCACCGCTTCGAGGCGCACCGGGAACGCGCGCAGGGGCTCGCCGCCGCCGACCCGGCGGGCGCGCTGCGGGAGCTGGACGAGGCGCTCGGGCTGTGGCGCGGCGACGCGCTGTCCGGGGTGCCGGGGCCGTTCGCCGAGGCCCAGCGGTCGCGGCTGGCGGAGCTGCGGCTGGCGGCCGTCGAGCGGCGGGCCGAGCTGGCCCTCGGCCTGGGGCGGCACGCGGACGTGGTCGCCGAGCTGACGGCGCTGACCGCCGACCACCCGATGCGGGAGGGGCTGCGGGCGCTGCTGATGCAGGCGCTGCACCGGGGCGGGCGGCAGGCCGAGGCGCTGGAGGTGTTCCGGGACGCCAGGCACGCGCTCGTCGAGCAGCTCGGGATCGAGCCGGGGCCCGCGCTGCGGCAGGCGCACAGCCAGGTGCTCGGGGACCACGAGGGCGCCGCGGACGAGGGGGCGTGGGCGCGCGGCGGGGACGGGCAGGGCGGGGGCGGGTGGACCGGCGGTGGGCAGGAGGGCGCTCACCGGGCTGGCAGCGGGCGAGCGGGAGGCGGGCAGGCGGGTTCCGGACGAGCGGGTGCGGGCCAGTCAGGCAGCGGACGTCCGGAGAGCGGGCGGGCGGGAAGTGGGCAGGCGGGGAACGGGCAGGCGGGGAGCAGCCGGGCAGGCTGGGACCGGGCAGGCTGGGACCGGAAGAACGCGGGTGGGGCAGGCAGCGGTTTCCCGAGCGATGGCCCGCCGGGTGCCGGACAGTCCGATGTCGGACGAACCGGTGCCGGACGAACCGGTAGCGGACAAACCGGTAGCGGACACAGCGGTACCGGACACAGCGGTGGCGCACGGACCGGTGCCGGACAAAGCGGTGCCGGACAGGTGGGCGCGGGTCGGGCGGGGTCCGGGTTCCCGCGCGGTGGGTCCGGTGACGGGTTCTCCGGTTGGTCCGGTCCGGACGCCTCGGCGGCCGGTGAGCACGCGGGTGGGCGGCCCGCCCTGTCCACCCCCGCCGCCGTCCCCCGCGGCTTCGCCGGGCGGGCGCGGGAGCTGGCCGCGCTGCGGGCCGCCGTCGCCGAGGTGGTGGCCGGGCGGGGTGGGGCGGTGTGGGTGGAGGGTGAGCCGGGGATCGGCAAGTCGGCCCTGCTCGACGTCGCGCTGGACGGCCGCGACGTGCAGCTCGGCTGCGCGCGCGGGGACGAGCTGGGTGGGCGCTTCCCGCTGCGGGTGGTGCTGGACTGCCTCGACGTGTCGCCGTGCTCCGCCGACCCGCGCCGGGTCGCGCTCGCCGCCGCGCTCGACGACCCCGCCTCCTGGCTGGGCGACCCGGTGGCCGCCGCCGCCGAGCGGCTGACCGGGTTCGTCGCCGAGCTGTGCGCGGCCGGGCCCGTGGTGCTCGTGGTGGACGACGCGCAGTGGGCCGACGAGGCCAGCGTCGCGGTGTGGCGGCGGCTGCTGGGGCTCACCGGGGAGCTGCCGCTGCTGCTGGTCGCCGCCGCCCGCCCGGTGCCCCGGCGCGGCGACGTCGACCGGGTGCGCCGGGCCGCCGCCGACCGGGGCGGGCTGGTGCTGGGGCTCGGGCCGCTGTCCGAGCCCGAGGTCGCCGGACTGCTCGCCGAGCAGGTCGGGGCCGAGCCGGGACCGGAGCTGCTGCGGCTGGCCGGGTGCGCGGGCGGCAACCCGCTCTACGCGCGCGAGCTGGCCGACGCGCTGGTGCGCGAGGGCGCGCTGGAGCTGCGCGACGGGGTGGCCGACGTGGACGGGGTCGGGCGGACCGCGTCGCCGTCGCTGGTGGCGGCGCTGGGCAGGCGGCTGTCGTTCCTGTCCGACGACGCCACCGAGGTGCTGCGCCGGGCCGCGCTGCTCGGCGACCGGTTCGCGGTGGCGGACGTGGCGACCGCGCTGGGCACCGCCGCGTCCGGGCTGCTCGGGCCGCTGTCCGAGGCCACCGAGTCGGGGCTGCTGGTGGACAGCGACGAGCTGCTGGCGTTCCGGCACCCGCTGGTGCGGCAGGTGCTGTACCTGGGGGTGCCGGAGGCGGTGCGGTCCGCGCTGCACCGGCAGGCCGCGCGGGCGCTGGCCGAGGCCGGTGCGGCGGTGGCGGTGGTGGCCGGGCAGATCGCGGCGGCCCCCGAGCTGGCCGACGACTGGGTGGTGGACTGGCTGACCGCGCGGGCCGACGCGCTCGCGGCGGCCGAGCCCGAGGCGGCGGTGGAGCTGCTGCGGTCGGTGGCGCGGCAGCCCGCGCTGGAACCGGCGCACCGGGAGCGGCTGCTGGCGGCGCTGGCCCGGCTGCTGTTCCTGCTCGGCGAGCGGCCCGACGCGGAGGTCCGGTACGTGCTGGCCCGGTCGAGGGACGCCGACCGGATCGGGGAGATGCGCTGGGTGCTGGCCCGGTTGCAGCACGACGACGGCGAGCCGGGCGAGGCGTCCCGGATGCTCGCGGAGGCGATCGCGGACCCGGCGGGCGCGCCGGTGTGGCGGGCCAGGATGCGGGCGCTGCTGGCGGTGGTGCACCGGGAGGGGCTGGACGACGTGGTGGCGGCCGAGGCGCACGCGCTGGCCGTGCCGCCCGGCGACCGGTTCGCGGACGGGTTGGCGCTGCGCGCGCGGTGGCAGGTGGCGATGGCGCGGCGCGACCACGCGGGCGCGCTCGCCCGCGCCGAGGAGGGCGCGGCGCTGGTGGCGGGCGACCCGGTGCTGGTCGGGCTGTGGCACGAGCTGGTCGCGGACCGGGCGGAGGCGCTGCGGGCGCTGGACCGGTTCGCCGACGCGGACGCCGTGCTGCGCGCCGGTCGGGCCGACGCGCCGGGGGCGCTGGTGCACGGCGCGGCGCTGGTGCGGGCGGCCGAGCAGGACTACTGGACGGGCCGGTGGGACCGGGCGCTGGAGCGGGCCGAGGACGGGGTGGCGCGGTCCGGGTCGCGCGAGCGGGGGCGGGTGCTGCTGGGGCGGGGGATCGCGGCGCTGGTGCGGGTGCGGCGGGGGCTGCCGGTGCGGTGGGACGGGGTGCCGCCGCCGGTGCTGCCCGCGCACTACGAGCAGGCGGACTTCCTGGCGGTCGCGCGGGCGCTGGCCGGGAGCGCGCCGGTTCCCGCGCTGGTGCCGCTGCTGCGCCCGCGCGGGCTGCTGGCGCGGCACCGCTGGATGCCGCTGCTGGCCCGGTCGGCGCTGGTGGAGGGCGCGCGGGACGTGGCGGAGCGGGCGCTGCGGGTGTGCCTCGACGAGGGCGCGGAGGTGGCGGCGGCGCACTGCCGGGGGCTGCTGGCCGCTGACCCGTCCGAGGTGTTGGTGGCGGCGGGGCGTTACCGGGCGGCGGGTCGGACCGTTGACCTGGCGGGGGCGCTGGAGGACGCGGCGGTCCTGCTGGGCGACGAGGTGCGGCTCGCCGAGGCGGTGGAGGTGTACCGGGGGTTCGGCGCGGAGGCGGACGCGCGGCGGGCTCGGGCGCGGTTCGGGCGGTTGGCGCGGGGAGCGCGATGA
- a CDS encoding universal stress protein, translated as MTEKPIVVGVDGTADGERALVWALDEAATRGCPLHVVSAWDYEPLADWTEQAETLARRRAETIVDNALRGAADRPQPPAVVRRAVRGPAAEVLESEAAGAAMLVVAAHTGRGLRRSAFGRALLGTTSAHCVRRAPAPVVVLPAR; from the coding sequence ATGACGGAGAAGCCGATCGTCGTGGGAGTGGACGGGACCGCCGACGGTGAGCGCGCCCTGGTCTGGGCGCTCGACGAGGCCGCGACGCGCGGCTGCCCGCTGCACGTGGTCAGCGCCTGGGACTACGAGCCCCTCGCGGACTGGACCGAGCAGGCCGAGACGCTGGCCCGCCGCCGGGCCGAGACGATCGTGGACAACGCCCTGCGCGGCGCCGCCGACCGGCCCCAGCCGCCCGCCGTGGTGCGGCGCGCGGTGCGCGGACCGGCGGCCGAGGTGCTGGAGTCGGAGGCCGCGGGCGCGGCGATGCTGGTCGTGGCCGCGCACACCGGTCGCGGACTGCGCCGCTCGGCGTTCGGCCGGGCGCTGCTGGGCACGACCAGCGCGCACTGCGTCCGCCGCGCACCCGCCCCGGTTGTGGTGCTCCCCGCCCGCTGA